One segment of Mycolicibacterium sp. YH-1 DNA contains the following:
- a CDS encoding acyl-CoA dehydrogenase, with the protein MAIGNPSFDVFKLSDEHNELRSVLRSLCEKEIAPYAADVDEKARYTDEALAALNSSGFSAIHIPEEYGGQGGDSIAACIVIEEVARVCASSSLIPICNKLGTMGLLLRGSEELKQQVLPSIGAGEASASYALSEREAGSDAAAMRTRAKVDGDEWVLNGSKCWISNGGHSQWYTVMAVTDPDKGANGISAFVVHEDDPGFSVGPKERKLGIKGSPTTELYFEDCRIPGDRIIGDPGTGFKTALATLDHTRPTIGAQAVGIAQGALDAAIAYTKERKQFRKAISDFQNTQFMLADMAMKIEAARLMVYSAAARAERGEPDLGFISSASKCFASDVAMEVTTNAVQLFGGYGYTVDFPVERYMRDAKITQIYEGTNQIQRVVMSRALLK; encoded by the coding sequence ATGGCGATTGGCAATCCGTCCTTCGACGTCTTCAAGTTGTCCGACGAGCACAACGAGTTGCGCAGCGTTTTGCGCTCCCTGTGCGAGAAGGAGATCGCGCCGTATGCGGCCGATGTCGATGAGAAGGCCCGTTACACCGACGAGGCGCTCGCGGCGCTGAACTCATCGGGTTTCTCGGCGATCCACATCCCCGAGGAGTACGGCGGCCAGGGTGGCGACTCCATCGCGGCCTGCATCGTCATCGAGGAGGTGGCCCGGGTCTGTGCCTCCTCGTCGCTGATCCCGATCTGCAACAAGCTGGGCACGATGGGTCTGCTGCTGCGCGGCTCGGAGGAACTCAAGCAGCAGGTGCTGCCCTCGATCGGCGCGGGTGAGGCCTCAGCGTCGTACGCGCTGTCCGAGCGCGAGGCCGGTAGTGACGCCGCTGCGATGCGCACGCGGGCCAAGGTCGACGGCGACGAGTGGGTGCTCAACGGCTCGAAGTGCTGGATCTCCAACGGCGGTCACTCGCAGTGGTACACCGTCATGGCCGTCACCGACCCCGACAAGGGCGCCAACGGCATCTCGGCGTTCGTCGTGCACGAGGATGACCCCGGCTTCAGTGTCGGGCCCAAGGAACGCAAGCTGGGCATCAAGGGATCGCCGACCACCGAGCTGTACTTCGAGGACTGCCGCATCCCCGGTGACCGCATCATCGGCGACCCGGGTACGGGCTTCAAGACCGCGCTGGCGACGTTGGACCACACCCGTCCGACCATCGGCGCGCAGGCCGTTGGCATCGCCCAGGGCGCGTTGGATGCGGCGATCGCCTACACCAAGGAGCGCAAGCAGTTCCGCAAGGCGATCAGCGACTTTCAGAACACGCAGTTCATGTTGGCCGACATGGCGATGAAGATTGAGGCCGCTCGCCTGATGGTCTACTCGGCGGCGGCGCGCGCTGAACGCGGGGAACCCGACCTCGGCTTCATCTCCTCGGCATCGAAGTGCTTCGCCTCCGATGTCGCGATGGAGGTGACCACCAACGCCGTCCAGCTGTTCGGCGGCTACGGCTACACCGTGGACTTCCCGGTCGAGCGCTACATGCGTGATGCCAAGATCACCCAGATCTACGAGGGCACCAACCAGATTCAGCGCGTCGTCATGTCGCGCGCGCTGCTCAAGTGA
- the purE gene encoding 5-(carboxyamino)imidazole ribonucleotide mutase has protein sequence MVSKARVGVIMGSDSDWSVMEDAVTALAEFEVPFEVGVVSAHRTPGRMLDYARGAAARGIEVIIAGAGGAAHLPGMVASATPLPVIGVPVPLARLDGMDSLLSIVQMPAGVPVATVSIGGARNAGLLAVRILGSADAGLRERMERFQADLEAMVLQKDAALRDRLLGAPGAEGKVTDE, from the coding sequence ATGGTGAGTAAGGCGCGCGTCGGCGTGATCATGGGCAGCGACAGTGACTGGTCGGTCATGGAGGACGCCGTCACCGCGCTCGCCGAGTTCGAGGTGCCCTTCGAGGTCGGCGTGGTGTCCGCGCACCGCACACCCGGACGGATGCTCGACTACGCGCGCGGCGCCGCGGCGCGGGGTATCGAGGTCATCATCGCCGGAGCCGGCGGCGCGGCCCACCTGCCGGGCATGGTCGCCTCCGCGACGCCCCTGCCCGTGATCGGCGTTCCGGTCCCGCTGGCGCGCCTGGACGGGATGGACTCGCTGCTGTCGATCGTGCAGATGCCCGCGGGCGTTCCGGTCGCGACGGTGTCGATCGGTGGCGCACGCAACGCAGGCCTGCTGGCCGTGCGGATCCTCGGCTCAGCGGATGCGGGCCTGCGCGAGCGCATGGAACGCTTCCAGGCCGACCTTGAGGCGATGGTGTTGCAGAAGGACGCTGCTCTGCGCGACCGCTTGCTCGGTGCGCCCGGCGCAGAGGGTAAAGTTACTGACGAGTAG